From the genome of Winogradskyella forsetii, one region includes:
- a CDS encoding DUF6909 family protein — protein MKKKHERTRAQESSSAIERMYITMRHLFNRGFYKPMGVSGETLREALLLLRPEIYGSIGEEKAELEGLLYVVDRLPQGIEECTFINLTSDEGYANSHFKAIIPPKRRRNCYRIDDEQMNIEITRGRSEIYDILTHLTFIFVESHKISKRVIIDEEGTTVRDWQKLENAVTSTKKLTQKEREIAITHTANILGRTFNELTEAYPKFATDSQPERLLHIVYWLGKLAIEETINNNKRTITFSPVLRERLGHHIHGEAWAETIKSALHKNGLLERPIHIISANMHSVMNSLFAKGTLKGADAKKDIFQTYEALSDSKNSALRNKVEKSALQNGMILIKDSSGTNIDIQIFDTDKINFSNSEFKYLEKTKENKAVIFVMDYAFGEQAYETLDELLKPIEVDGKDVHLDVKSISIMGKAGILEGGKGDIMIPNAHIFEGTADNYPFKNELSKNDLLDCGVSVYEGTMVTVLGTSLQNKEILKFFKNSTWNVIGLEMEGAHYQKAVQAASKVRSSINEDVKVRYAYYASDNPLETGSTLASGGLGTSGVKPTYIITKKILEQIFNS, from the coding sequence ATGAAGAAAAAACACGAAAGAACAAGAGCGCAAGAAAGCTCTAGTGCTATAGAACGCATGTACATTACTATGCGCCATCTTTTTAATCGTGGATTTTATAAACCCATGGGAGTTTCCGGAGAGACACTACGTGAAGCCTTGTTACTGCTTCGCCCAGAAATCTATGGTTCTATTGGAGAAGAAAAGGCAGAATTGGAAGGTTTATTATATGTAGTGGACCGTTTGCCACAAGGCATTGAAGAATGTACGTTTATAAATCTTACCAGTGACGAAGGTTATGCTAATTCGCATTTTAAGGCTATCATTCCACCAAAAAGAAGACGTAATTGCTATCGCATAGATGATGAGCAAATGAATATTGAAATCACAAGAGGTCGCTCTGAGATTTACGATATTTTAACCCATCTTACATTTATTTTTGTTGAGTCGCATAAAATAAGTAAACGTGTTATTATTGATGAAGAAGGGACGACGGTAAGGGATTGGCAGAAGTTAGAAAATGCGGTAACTTCAACAAAAAAACTGACGCAGAAAGAGCGTGAAATAGCTATTACACATACGGCAAATATCTTAGGAAGAACGTTTAATGAATTGACCGAAGCGTATCCAAAATTTGCTACTGACAGTCAACCAGAACGCTTATTGCACATTGTGTATTGGTTGGGGAAATTAGCCATTGAGGAAACGATAAATAATAACAAGCGTACAATTACATTTAGTCCTGTTTTAAGGGAACGCTTAGGGCATCACATCCATGGCGAAGCTTGGGCAGAAACGATTAAATCTGCTTTACATAAAAATGGACTTTTAGAACGACCAATCCACATCATAAGTGCCAATATGCATAGTGTTATGAACTCTTTGTTTGCTAAGGGAACACTCAAGGGAGCGGATGCTAAAAAAGATATTTTTCAGACTTACGAAGCTTTAAGTGATTCCAAAAATTCAGCGTTACGCAATAAAGTGGAAAAATCAGCGTTGCAAAATGGGATGATTCTTATTAAAGACAGTTCTGGAACGAATATAGATATTCAGATTTTTGATACGGATAAAATTAATTTTTCTAATTCCGAATTTAAGTACCTAGAAAAAACTAAAGAGAACAAAGCTGTTATTTTTGTTATGGATTATGCGTTTGGTGAACAAGCTTATGAAACTTTAGACGAATTATTAAAGCCTATCGAAGTTGATGGGAAAGATGTTCACTTAGATGTGAAATCCATTTCCATAATGGGAAAAGCAGGTATTTTAGAAGGCGGAAAAGGGGACATAATGATTCCAAACGCACATATTTTTGAAGGGACAGCTGACAACTATCCATTTAAAAACGAACTGAGTAAAAACGATTTATTGGATTGTGGTGTTTCTGTATATGAAGGTACTATGGTTACTGTTTTAGGAACCTCACTTCAAAATAAGGAAATATTGAAATTCTTTAAGAACTCAACATGGAATGTTATTGGTTTAGAGATGGAAGGCGCACACTACCAAAAAGCTGTACAAGCGGCATCCAAAGTAAGAAGTAGTATTAATGAAGATGTAAAAGTAAGATATGCGTATTATGCAAGTGATAATCCTCTAGAAACAGGAAGCACCTTAGCCTCTGGTGGTTTAGGAACCTCTGGAGTAAAACCAACATACATCATTACAAAAAAGATTTTAGAACAAATATTTAATTCATAA
- a CDS encoding class I SAM-dependent methyltransferase, which yields MANKKSTYLTLKDHSVSKEQFQLLHNKELDMLETYPQPEEEKLSDYYKSEDYISHTDTKRNLLEFAYHKVREISLTRKLKLINSFESESKTLLDMGCGTGDFLETALKANWKIIGIEPNESARRIANSKTNNAVFESEELSKLKPHSFDVITLWHVLEHLPNLEMHTEIFKKLLKPNGTLVIAVPNYKSYDAEYYKNFWAAYDVPRHLWHFSKTSISELFKKENMTLVNTLPMKFDAYYVCLLSEKYKSGSMNPMKAFWIGWQSNRKAKRSKEYSSHIYVLKNANS from the coding sequence GTGGCAAATAAAAAATCAACATACCTAACCCTCAAAGACCATTCCGTTTCCAAAGAGCAGTTCCAATTATTACACAACAAGGAACTCGATATGCTCGAAACATATCCACAACCCGAAGAAGAAAAATTATCGGATTACTACAAAAGTGAAGACTACATTTCGCATACCGATACGAAGCGAAACCTGCTAGAATTTGCCTACCATAAAGTGAGAGAAATTTCTTTAACTCGAAAATTGAAATTGATCAATTCTTTTGAATCAGAATCAAAGACACTTTTAGATATGGGATGCGGAACGGGCGATTTTTTAGAAACAGCTTTAAAGGCTAATTGGAAAATAATAGGAATAGAACCCAATGAAAGTGCACGGCGAATTGCCAATTCAAAAACCAACAATGCCGTTTTTGAATCCGAAGAATTATCAAAACTAAAACCTCACAGTTTTGACGTCATTACGCTTTGGCATGTGTTGGAACATTTGCCGAATTTGGAAATGCATACTGAAATATTCAAAAAACTTTTAAAACCAAACGGCACTTTAGTGATTGCGGTTCCTAATTATAAAAGTTACGATGCGGAATATTATAAAAACTTTTGGGCAGCTTATGATGTTCCCAGACATCTTTGGCATTTTTCTAAAACTTCGATTTCAGAATTATTCAAAAAAGAAAATATGACATTGGTCAATACTTTGCCCATGAAATTTGATGCCTATTATGTCTGTTTGCTTTCAGAAAAATATAAATCTGGAAGTATGAATCCTATGAAGGCATTTTGGATAGGATGGCAGTCTAATCGTAAAGCGAAACGTTCAAAAGAGTATTCTTCGCACATTTATGTCTTAAAGAACGCTAATTCTTGA
- a CDS encoding DNA polymerase III subunit, whose protein sequence is MQFSDVLGQKHIKNHLTTSVDAGRIAHAQLFVGPEGSGTLPMALAYAQYILCSNTNGENQGGNDSCNIKFKNFSHPDLHFAFPVTTSDKVKSKPVSSFYLEEWRELLKQQPYGNLFDWYKMLGVDNKQGQIGVDEALQIVKSLTLKSYEGGYKVMLIWMAEKMNTASANKLLKLIEEPPEKTIFILIAEDEEQIINTIRSRCQILHFPPLAEEAIAEALVKNYHIEQAVATKIAHQSNGNYNKACDLIYQDSEDIQFEKWFVIWIRSAFKAKGNKAAVHDLISWSEEIAKTGRETQKKFLAFCLNYFRQALLLNYKADELVYLEPKSDDFKLEKFAPFVHDSNIMEISEELQDAIYHIERNGNSKIILTDLSIKLTRLLHKKSQAS, encoded by the coding sequence ATGCAATTTTCAGACGTTTTAGGTCAAAAACACATTAAAAATCATCTTACTACAAGCGTTGATGCTGGCAGAATTGCGCATGCACAATTATTTGTTGGTCCGGAAGGATCTGGAACCTTACCAATGGCTTTGGCTTACGCTCAATATATTTTGTGCAGCAATACCAATGGCGAAAACCAAGGCGGAAACGATTCCTGTAATATAAAATTCAAGAATTTTTCACATCCCGATTTGCATTTTGCTTTTCCTGTTACCACGAGCGATAAAGTAAAAAGTAAACCCGTGTCGAGTTTTTATCTTGAAGAATGGCGAGAACTTTTGAAGCAGCAACCTTACGGCAACCTTTTTGATTGGTACAAAATGCTTGGCGTGGATAATAAACAAGGGCAAATTGGTGTAGATGAAGCATTGCAAATTGTGAAATCGCTAACACTTAAATCTTATGAAGGTGGCTACAAAGTAATGCTGATTTGGATGGCGGAAAAAATGAACACAGCAAGTGCCAACAAACTGCTGAAACTTATTGAAGAGCCACCAGAAAAAACCATTTTTATTCTTATTGCTGAAGATGAAGAGCAAATTATTAATACGATTCGTTCGCGCTGTCAGATTTTACATTTTCCGCCTTTAGCTGAAGAAGCTATTGCTGAAGCTTTAGTTAAAAATTACCATATTGAGCAAGCGGTTGCCACTAAAATTGCACATCAGTCCAACGGGAATTACAACAAAGCTTGTGATTTAATTTATCAGGATAGTGAAGATATTCAATTTGAAAAGTGGTTTGTTATTTGGATTCGTTCGGCATTTAAAGCCAAAGGCAATAAAGCGGCTGTTCACGATTTAATTTCTTGGTCTGAGGAAATTGCCAAGACAGGACGTGAAACGCAGAAGAAATTTCTAGCGTTTTGTTTGAATTATTTCAGACAAGCCTTACTGCTCAATTATAAAGCTGATGAATTGGTCTATTTAGAACCAAAATCAGACGATTTTAAACTAGAAAAATTTGCACCTTTTGTTCATGATTCTAATATTATGGAAATTTCAGAAGAGCTTCAGGATGCTATTTATCATATTGAGCGCAATGGGAACTCTAAAATTATTCTCACGGATTTATCTATAAAACTGACGCGTTTATTACATAAAAAAAGCCAAGCTTCTTAG
- a CDS encoding GH3 auxin-responsive promoter family protein, with protein sequence MPSFKAALSKPFAKYVAKRIHKWASKPIETQQKVFENLIAEAKHTAFGKDHNFSSISTFEAFQNNVPIRDYEDLKPYVERVVAGEKDVLWKGKPTYFAKTSGTTSGAKYIPITKESMPTHVEAARNAILMYIHETGNSKFVDGKMIFLQGSPILEEKNGIKLGRLSGIVAHFVPKYLQKNRMPSLETNCIEDWETKVDAIVDETINEDMTIISGIPSWVQMYFEKLIEKSGKPVGDLFKNFNLFIFGGVNYEPYRAKFENLIGRKVDSIELYPASEGFFAFQDKQNEKGMLLQLNSGIFYEFVEAEHFFEDNPKRITIADVKLGVNYVMIISTTAGLWAYNVGDTIQFTSLKPFRVIVSGRIKHFISAFGEHVIGKEVEQALKEATENTSISVNEFTVAPQINPEQGLPYHEWLIEFEKEPEDDAELIEALERSLKQQNSYYLDLIDGKVLRPLKITKIKKDGFQTYMKSIGKLGGQNKIPRLSNDRKIADQMLQLNLTK encoded by the coding sequence ATGCCATCATTTAAAGCCGCACTTTCTAAACCTTTTGCCAAATATGTGGCTAAGCGAATCCATAAATGGGCATCCAAACCCATTGAAACCCAACAAAAAGTTTTTGAAAATTTAATTGCTGAAGCTAAACATACTGCATTTGGCAAAGACCATAATTTTAGTTCAATTTCAACTTTTGAAGCGTTTCAAAATAATGTTCCCATAAGGGATTACGAAGATTTAAAGCCTTATGTAGAACGTGTGGTTGCTGGCGAAAAAGATGTGCTTTGGAAAGGCAAACCGACTTATTTCGCAAAAACGTCTGGCACCACCTCTGGCGCAAAATATATTCCCATTACCAAAGAAAGCATGCCAACTCATGTTGAAGCGGCAAGAAATGCTATTTTAATGTATATCCACGAAACAGGAAATTCAAAATTTGTGGATGGTAAAATGATTTTTCTTCAAGGGAGTCCAATTTTAGAAGAGAAGAATGGTATAAAGCTTGGAAGATTATCCGGAATTGTAGCCCATTTTGTTCCTAAATATCTTCAAAAAAATAGAATGCCAAGCTTAGAAACAAATTGCATTGAAGATTGGGAAACTAAAGTTGATGCCATTGTGGATGAAACCATAAACGAGGACATGACCATAATTTCTGGGATTCCTTCTTGGGTACAGATGTATTTTGAAAAACTGATAGAAAAGTCGGGAAAGCCTGTTGGAGACCTTTTTAAAAACTTCAATCTTTTTATTTTCGGCGGTGTAAATTATGAACCTTATAGAGCCAAATTCGAGAATTTAATTGGCAGAAAAGTCGACAGTATAGAATTGTATCCGGCAAGTGAGGGGTTTTTTGCGTTCCAAGATAAACAGAATGAGAAAGGGATGTTACTTCAGTTGAATTCTGGTATTTTTTATGAGTTTGTAGAGGCAGAACATTTTTTCGAGGATAACCCCAAACGAATCACAATTGCGGATGTAAAGTTAGGCGTAAATTATGTGATGATTATTTCTACCACAGCAGGACTTTGGGCATATAATGTTGGCGACACCATTCAGTTTACATCACTGAAACCTTTTAGAGTGATTGTAAGCGGAAGAATAAAACATTTTATTTCAGCTTTTGGCGAACATGTTATTGGGAAAGAAGTTGAACAAGCCTTAAAAGAAGCTACTGAGAACACCTCGATTTCTGTCAATGAATTTACGGTCGCCCCTCAAATAAACCCAGAGCAAGGCCTACCATATCACGAGTGGTTAATTGAATTTGAAAAAGAACCCGAAGACGACGCAGAATTAATTGAAGCCTTGGAACGATCCTTAAAACAACAAAATTCCTATTACTTAGATTTAATTGACGGTAAAGTTTTAAGACCTTTAAAAATCACAAAAATCAAAAAGGATGGTTTTCAAACTTACATGAAATCCATCGGAAAATTAGGTGGACAAAACAAAATTCCAAGACTATCAAATGATAGAAAAATTGCGGACCAAATGCTTCAGCTCAATTTAACTAAATAA
- a CDS encoding phosphoglycerate kinase: MKTLNDFNFQDKKALIRVDFNVPLNDNFEVTDATRIVSAKPTIIKILEDGGSCVLMSHLGRPKGIQDEFSLKHIIPKIEDVLGVEVKFASDCVGAEAEEKANALQPGEILLLENLRFHDEETKGDKEFAKQLSKLGDIYVNDAFGTAHRAHASTTIVAEFFPDAKCFGNLLAQEIESIKKVLEDGEKPVLAVLGGAKVSSKITVIENILDKVDHLIIGGGMTFTFVKAQGGKIGDSICEDDKMELALDILKQAKAKGVQIHLPVDVIAADAFSNTANTKVCDVTEIPDGWQGLDAGPKSREIFDDVVNKSNTILWNGPLGVFEMESFDKGTIALGNSIAKATKNGAFSLVGGGDSVAAVKQFGFEDKVSYVSTGGGAMLESLEGKTLPGIAAIMS; encoded by the coding sequence ATGAAAACCTTAAACGATTTCAACTTTCAAGATAAAAAAGCACTAATTAGAGTAGATTTTAATGTACCATTAAACGATAATTTCGAAGTTACCGATGCCACAAGGATAGTTTCAGCAAAACCGACCATCATTAAAATTTTGGAAGACGGAGGGAGTTGCGTTCTTATGTCACATTTAGGTCGCCCAAAAGGTATTCAGGATGAATTTTCCTTAAAACACATTATTCCAAAAATTGAAGATGTATTAGGTGTTGAAGTAAAATTTGCAAGTGATTGTGTTGGTGCAGAAGCCGAAGAAAAAGCCAATGCTTTGCAACCTGGAGAAATTTTATTGCTAGAAAATTTACGTTTCCACGACGAAGAAACCAAAGGGGATAAGGAGTTTGCAAAACAGTTATCTAAATTAGGAGATATCTATGTGAATGATGCGTTTGGAACAGCACATAGGGCACATGCCTCAACAACCATTGTGGCGGAATTTTTCCCAGATGCAAAATGCTTTGGGAATCTATTAGCTCAAGAAATCGAAAGTATCAAAAAGGTATTGGAAGATGGCGAAAAACCAGTTTTGGCCGTTCTAGGAGGCGCAAAAGTATCTTCAAAAATCACGGTTATCGAGAACATTCTAGACAAAGTGGACCATTTGATTATTGGAGGTGGAATGACATTTACATTCGTAAAAGCACAAGGTGGAAAGATCGGAGATTCCATTTGTGAAGACGATAAAATGGAACTAGCCTTAGATATTTTAAAACAAGCCAAAGCAAAAGGCGTACAAATTCACTTACCTGTAGATGTGATTGCTGCAGATGCATTTAGTAATACCGCAAATACTAAAGTTTGTGATGTTACTGAAATTCCTGATGGGTGGCAAGGTTTAGATGCTGGCCCGAAATCTAGGGAAATTTTTGATGATGTCGTTAACAAAAGCAATACTATTCTATGGAATGGTCCTTTAGGTGTTTTTGAAATGGAAAGCTTTGATAAAGGCACTATTGCTTTAGGAAACTCAATTGCAAAAGCGACCAAGAATGGCGCATTTTCTTTAGTTGGCGGAGGCGATTCTGTTGCTGCCGTAAAACAATTTGGTTTTGAAGATAAGGTAAGCTACGTCAGTACGGGTGGAGGCGCTATGCTGGAAAGTCTGGAAGGTAAGACCTTACCAGGTATTGCGGCGATTATGAGCTAA
- a CDS encoding DUF4837 family protein, with translation MRAFYSVLFCVLFLACGESKKEDNQTYLPASNGNLNTISVVADNILWEGNVGENIRNIFAAPLNGLPTEEPMFNMKQIPTQVFDGFAARSRIVLKIEKGVDATVKVVNNAFAKPQTVVVVGGKTDQEIITQLKENRDKIIDAFNKEEVKEKLRRINLSLLADEEMEKALGITIDIPSAYRISKADDDFFWIRKNLKNNKTIELMLYEVPLETLSQGDSTIVDIVKMRDNITKTKIPGEDGIYMSVEDAYTPSMFTTIIDNKPAYEVRGMWEMNGFTMAGPFITYAIEDKINNRYLVADGYVYAPSLEKRDYIFELESMIKSIEIK, from the coding sequence ATGAGAGCTTTTTATTCGGTATTATTTTGTGTACTATTCTTAGCCTGTGGTGAGTCTAAGAAAGAAGATAACCAAACCTATTTACCGGCATCCAATGGTAATCTAAATACCATTTCTGTTGTTGCCGATAACATATTGTGGGAAGGAAATGTAGGAGAAAATATTCGAAATATTTTTGCAGCACCATTAAACGGCTTGCCAACTGAAGAGCCCATGTTTAACATGAAACAAATTCCAACACAAGTTTTCGATGGTTTTGCCGCAAGAAGTAGAATTGTACTCAAAATAGAGAAAGGTGTGGATGCCACTGTAAAAGTGGTAAATAACGCTTTTGCGAAACCGCAAACTGTTGTTGTTGTAGGAGGAAAAACTGATCAAGAAATTATAACACAGCTCAAGGAAAACCGAGATAAAATCATAGATGCTTTTAATAAAGAAGAAGTCAAAGAGAAGTTAAGACGTATCAATTTGTCTTTATTGGCAGATGAGGAGATGGAAAAGGCATTGGGAATAACCATAGATATTCCTTCGGCTTACCGAATTAGCAAAGCAGATGACGATTTTTTCTGGATTCGTAAAAATCTAAAAAACAATAAAACTATAGAGTTAATGCTGTACGAAGTGCCATTGGAAACCCTTTCTCAAGGTGATAGTACCATTGTGGATATAGTAAAAATGCGTGATAATATTACCAAAACTAAAATACCTGGTGAAGATGGCATTTATATGTCTGTTGAAGATGCTTATACACCGTCAATGTTTACCACAATTATAGATAACAAACCTGCTTACGAAGTAAGAGGCATGTGGGAAATGAATGGTTTCACTATGGCTGGGCCGTTTATAACCTATGCGATTGAGGATAAGATAAACAATCGCTATTTGGTAGCTGATGGTTATGTCTATGCACCATCTTTAGAAAAGCGAGATTATATTTTTGAATTGGAGTCGATGATAAAATCGATAGAAATAAAGTAA
- a CDS encoding OmpH family outer membrane protein has translation MKKIILSLAVLVFAASCQEQEKIAFIDNGKVINDYQMKIDIEDKFKTQNENFSKQRDSIARTYQMEMQSIQQRLATMSPQKQQEESQAFSQKWQPVQQQMQMQQQQMEQMFSTEMDSVISKMNKFVEGYGKKNGYTFILGKNQAGSVVYGDEAKDITENVIEAINESYNGKEAKTEEETAEEATEEK, from the coding sequence ATGAAGAAAATAATTTTAAGTTTAGCTGTTTTGGTTTTTGCAGCATCTTGCCAAGAACAAGAAAAAATCGCATTTATTGATAATGGAAAAGTGATTAATGATTATCAAATGAAAATTGACATTGAGGACAAGTTTAAAACCCAAAATGAAAACTTTTCAAAGCAACGTGACAGTATTGCTAGAACATATCAAATGGAAATGCAATCTATACAACAACGTTTAGCTACAATGTCGCCACAGAAACAACAGGAAGAATCCCAAGCCTTTTCACAAAAATGGCAACCTGTTCAGCAACAAATGCAAATGCAACAACAACAAATGGAACAAATGTTCAGTACGGAAATGGATTCTGTAATTTCGAAAATGAACAAATTTGTGGAAGGTTACGGCAAGAAGAACGGTTATACGTTTATTCTTGGAAAAAACCAAGCAGGAAGTGTTGTATATGGTGACGAAGCCAAAGATATTACAGAAAATGTCATTGAAGCCATTAACGAATCTTATAACGGAAAGGAAGCTAAAACTGAAGAAGAAACAGCAGAAGAAGCGACTGAAGAAAAATAA
- a CDS encoding M23 family metallopeptidase, giving the protein MAKKKKKEKKLAKKLLHKYRLVILNEDTFEERFAIKLTRLNVFILSSISAISLVFFTVLLIAFTPLREYIPGYSSAKLKKKATMLNYKTDSLVQELELNKRYYASIRKVLTGDVTNLEFNRDSILAASKMDLDILQVPTNREDSLLRLKVAKEDKYNLFEVSGDQSNYVLFPPVNGNISEGYNLEDKHFAVDVVVPENTPVKATADGTVIFAEWTVETGYVVIIEHNRELISVYKHNSAITKSQGDLVKSGEVIAMSGNAGELTTGPHLHFELWSKGYSVDPTNFINFE; this is encoded by the coding sequence ATGGCAAAAAAGAAAAAAAAAGAAAAAAAATTAGCTAAAAAACTGCTTCATAAATACCGTTTGGTCATTCTAAACGAAGATACTTTTGAAGAGCGTTTTGCTATTAAACTAACACGACTAAACGTGTTTATATTGTCGTCAATTTCTGCTATTTCACTAGTGTTCTTTACGGTTTTATTAATTGCTTTTACGCCATTAAGGGAATACATTCCAGGATATTCTTCAGCAAAATTGAAAAAGAAAGCCACCATGCTTAATTATAAAACGGATTCCTTAGTGCAAGAGCTGGAATTAAACAAACGTTATTATGCCTCAATAAGAAAAGTGCTTACAGGAGATGTGACGAATTTGGAGTTCAATCGAGATTCTATTTTAGCAGCCTCAAAAATGGACCTTGATATTTTGCAGGTACCAACCAACCGAGAGGATTCTTTATTAAGGTTAAAAGTGGCAAAGGAAGATAAATACAATTTGTTTGAAGTGTCTGGAGACCAATCTAATTACGTGTTGTTCCCACCAGTGAATGGTAACATTTCCGAAGGTTACAATCTAGAGGATAAACATTTTGCCGTAGATGTCGTTGTACCAGAAAACACACCTGTAAAGGCAACAGCTGATGGTACGGTTATTTTCGCCGAATGGACTGTTGAAACTGGTTATGTGGTCATTATAGAACATAATCGGGAATTGATTTCAGTTTATAAACATAATTCGGCTATTACAAAATCCCAAGGTGATTTGGTAAAATCGGGTGAAGTCATTGCCATGTCAGGAAATGCAGGAGAATTAACTACTGGACCACACCTTCATTTTGAATTATGGAGCAAGGGCTATTCTGTGGATCCAACTAATTTTATCAATTTTGAATAA
- a CDS encoding LysM peptidoglycan-binding domain-containing protein translates to MTLKTFLLAFLCLSVFSGFSQSKTDSIAKKPSEVVPKNAAVIDGKLFSKGKKIESEADTTGVRNLKDLPEVAELDKKWLEELYSNSLFDTIYKSVTELEYEPVDYPELSTDTLKARLARLNARTPFNVEYNSSLESVIKGYLKHRRTSIEKLMGLSHFYFPMFEQEFDIHNIPLEMKYLAIVESALKPRARSRVGATGIWQFMYGTGKEHDLDVSSYVDDRSDPIKSTTAAAGYLGRMYNIFNDWDLALAAYNSGPGNVNKAIRRSGGSKNYWNIRQNLPRETAGYVPAFLATMYIFEYAEEHGFKPERPEFQLIQTDTVHVKQMISLGHVSEATGIKIEELQFLNPAYKLDIIPKVEGKVYPLRLPREAIGTFVTNEEKIYAFADAEFKAREKPLPEVVNDDTKIRYRVQSGDYLGKIARKFGVRVSQLKQWNGLRSNNLKIGQRLTIFPRNHVASSKSKPVKKVVNTEGKQTYKVREGDSLWTISQKFSGVSVQNIKDWNDISSNKLKIGMTLIVSK, encoded by the coding sequence ATGACATTAAAAACGTTTTTATTGGCTTTTCTCTGTCTGTCTGTTTTTAGTGGGTTTTCCCAATCTAAAACGGATAGCATTGCAAAGAAGCCTTCTGAAGTTGTACCAAAAAATGCGGCGGTCATAGATGGAAAACTTTTTTCAAAAGGAAAGAAGATTGAGTCAGAAGCGGATACAACAGGAGTGAGAAATCTTAAAGATTTACCTGAAGTCGCAGAACTCGATAAAAAGTGGTTGGAAGAATTATACAGCAATTCATTGTTTGATACCATTTATAAATCGGTTACTGAGCTTGAATACGAACCGGTGGATTATCCAGAACTTTCTACAGATACCTTAAAAGCCAGATTGGCACGTCTCAATGCGAGAACACCATTTAATGTGGAATATAATTCGTCCTTAGAAAGTGTAATTAAGGGCTATTTAAAACACAGAAGAACATCTATAGAAAAACTCATGGGATTGAGTCATTTCTATTTCCCCATGTTTGAGCAAGAATTCGACATTCATAATATTCCATTAGAGATGAAATATTTGGCGATTGTGGAATCCGCTTTAAAACCAAGAGCACGCTCTCGTGTTGGTGCCACAGGTATTTGGCAATTTATGTATGGTACAGGAAAAGAGCATGATTTGGATGTTAGTAGTTATGTAGATGATCGTAGTGATCCCATAAAATCCACAACCGCTGCTGCTGGCTATTTGGGCAGAATGTATAACATTTTTAACGATTGGGATTTGGCATTGGCCGCTTATAATTCCGGTCCAGGTAATGTAAATAAAGCGATTAGACGTTCGGGCGGTTCCAAGAACTATTGGAATATCCGTCAGAATTTACCAAGGGAAACCGCAGGTTATGTACCAGCATTTTTAGCCACCATGTATATTTTCGAATATGCAGAAGAACACGGTTTTAAACCCGAACGACCAGAATTTCAATTGATACAAACCGATACTGTTCATGTGAAACAAATGATTTCATTAGGTCATGTTTCAGAAGCCACTGGTATTAAAATTGAAGAATTACAATTTTTAAATCCAGCTTATAAACTCGATATTATCCCGAAAGTCGAAGGCAAAGTGTACCCTTTGAGATTACCTCGTGAAGCTATTGGGACTTTTGTAACCAATGAAGAGAAAATCTATGCGTTTGCTGATGCCGAATTTAAGGCTAGAGAAAAACCATTACCAGAGGTCGTAAATGATGATACTAAAATTAGATATCGCGTTCAGAGTGGCGATTATTTGGGTAAAATTGCCAGAAAATTTGGCGTAAGGGTCAGCCAGTTAAAGCAATGGAATGGCTTAAGAAGTAACAATCTTAAAATTGGGCAACGCTTAACTATTTTTCCTCGAAATCATGTGGCTTCAAGCAAATCGAAACCCGTAAAAAAAGTCGTAAATACCGAAGGAAAACAAACTTATAAAGTAAGGGAAGGCGATTCACTATGGACGATTTCACAAAAATTTTCCGGAGTTTCTGTTCAAAATATTAAAGATTGGAACGATATTAGTAGTAATAAACTCAAAATAGGAATGACCTTAATTGTTTCTAAATAG
- a CDS encoding Sec-independent protein translocase subunit TatA/TatB, producing the protein MITSSIFLAIGPWQIVLIVVAILLLFGGKKIPELMRGLGSGIKEFKDASKEETADDTKEKK; encoded by the coding sequence ATGATAACTAGCAGTATATTTTTAGCTATAGGCCCTTGGCAAATTGTTCTTATAGTAGTTGCTATTTTGTTGCTTTTTGGTGGTAAAAAAATTCCTGAATTAATGAGAGGATTGGGCAGCGGAATTAAGGAATTTAAAGACGCAAGCAAAGAGGAAACAGCAGACGACACTAAAGAGAAAAAATAA